Proteins from one Scyliorhinus canicula chromosome 6, sScyCan1.1, whole genome shotgun sequence genomic window:
- the LOC119967855 gene encoding probable G-protein coupled receptor 139 yields the protein MAMADLLVIITDVIFNRINSYYFPISLLRITPVCSVIHVLNRATIDCSVWFTVAFTFDRFVAICWLKLKSKYCSKRTAAVILATTGILLCLKNIPIYFRFKPTFIVYNVPFYCSNKPSYFTDPRWIGFRKFEKILTPLIPFGLILLLNALTVNHILVASRVRKTLRGQSKTENHHDPEMESRKKSIVLIFSISGSFILLWLVYILYIFNAASGLDDDDFYTFENIAYMLRNLSCCTNTFIYVTTQSKFREYLKKAVKYPFASIIKLINKDKNGKQLKDPELWSKR from the coding sequence ATGGCGATGGCGGATCTACTGGTCATTATCACTGATGTTATTTTCAACCGAATCAATAGTTATTATTTTCCAATAAGTCTCCTCAGAAtcacccctgtgtgcagtgttaTCCATGTCCTGAACCGTGCGACCATAGACTGTTCTGTTTGGTTTACCGTCGCATTCACTTTTGATCGATTTGTCGCCATTTGCTGGCTGAAGCTGAAATCGAAATATTGCAGCAAGAGAACAGCGGCGGTGATACTGGCAACAACCGGCATTTTGCTCTGTTTAAAAAATATTCCCATCTATTTCAGATTTAAGCCCACGTTTATCGTCTACAATGTACCATTCTACTGTTCTAACAAACCAAGCTATTTTACTGACCCGAGATGGATTGGTTTCCGCAAGTTTGAGAAGATACTAACCCCATTGATACCATTCGGGTTAATTCTGTTGCTTAATGCTTTGACAGTCAATCACATTTTGGTGGCCAGTCGAGTCCGTAAAACACTGAGGGGTCAGAGCAAGACAGAGAATCACcatgacccagagatggagagcagaaagaAGTCTATTGTTTTAATCTTCAGCATATCCGGCAGCTTCATACTCCTGTGGTTGGTgtacattttatatatttttaatgcaGCAAGCGGATTAGATGACGATGATTTTTATACCTTTGAGAACATCGCTTATATGCTGCGGAatttaagttgctgcacaaacacatttatttatgtgacaACTCAGTCCAAATTCAGAGAGTATTTGAAGAAGGCGGTGAAATATCCGTTTgcatcaattattaaattaattaataaagACAAAAATGGAAAGCAGCTCAAAGATCCAGAGTTGTGGAGCAAGAGGTGA